AAGATCACACAGTTGAGTATTATGTAACTGTAGGAATTTATATAATGCTTTGAGACACTGGGCTAATATATTGAGACTTATGGGATTACAGTTGTAAAGCTTGTTGTCTGAGTCGACAGGGGCATTCAGAGATGGGTGGAGACTCTGAGTCTCACAGCTTCCACTCTCTTCAAGATAAACTCAGCGCCAGGAGCTTCCCCGTGGCTTCCATAGCTGTGACTTTTAATGTGTTTGGTCCCAGGCATGCTGACACCAGCCTCACAGAAATCCTATGCCCTTGGGATGCATGAGGAGCAGACAGATCTCCAACAACAGGGGCGCTTGCTGCCTCTCCATCTTCCTCATCTTCTCCCTTCCCCTGGTCTTAGGGAATCCCTTTTCTTACCAGGAGCATTATTCCCTTGCTTCGACTCCAAGCAGCCTCTTtctacttcttttcctttgggggTAAGAGCAATCTCTCCCACAACCCCTGATGCCCCTCTCCAGCTGCAGGTCATTGATGGGGTAAAACAGCAAACAAAtggatacatgaatgaatgagaggatgcataactagaaataaaatatttaaaatgcagacaAGTAAAATTCCTGGAAAAACAAGATTAAGGACAACAGCTTAGAGCTGAGCTGAGCATGGCATATACTGCTCTGTTGGATGGAGGGCACATGTGTGCAGGGATGGAAACCTGCTAGAAGTTTCTTGCACCAGCCTGGAGAGGAGGTCCAGGGGcaggataaataaaaaggaaggaacaaaTGCAAGTGGCTGTGAAGAAGCAAGATTTGGAAACAGACTCATATGGAGACTGATGAGAAGAAGGAGTCAGAGATGGTGTGGTTAGTAGAAGTCAGAAATTTAGGAGATAAAGTTTGCGGGAATTGGCAGGAACGTGAATTTCAGCACAAAGTGGTTGTGGGATATCCAGGGGGAAATGTTTGCCAGCAAATGAAAATTGACTGTTAGCATCTGGGCAGGAAGTCAGGACAGGTGGAATAAAGTTAGTTAGCATTTACACAGTCCTTACCTGATATCATTAATGTCCTTGAATAGGGGCCCTTTGCAGTGGCCTTGTTAAGGAGCCACCCCAGGTCAGTGACTTCCATCTCTCTATGCTTTTGCTTTCGTTGTTCCACTTCTAGGATGCCAACCTCCAGTTCCCACACGTGATTAGGTTTTACTCGCCCTTTCCAACTTCCCTTTGATCACAAACCTTCCATGATCCCCCCTGGTTGGAATGAATCCCACAATACTCATGTTGAGATTTAGAATTTGTGACTCTAGAAAGCAGGGTAATAATGTATATGACAATTCAATAGGCTGTGGCTTGCATGAAacagtttctccatttgttgagtgaaagaaTGAGATTGGCACCATTCAACAGCTTctcttattaaaaaagaaagtgttttccAAAGCTAAGGGATGACTCAGGGTCATGGGGCTGTGGTGAGTGCTTGCATCTCTGTATTTTGCTTGGAAGCTTTAGGGGTGGTCTTTATATAACAGATACTCTCAGAGTTGGGAGGGAACACCTGGTCTGACtgcaaacacaaataaataagcattatACCTGCCTGGTCGCTATTCAGCCCCTGCCCGAGCATGTCCAGTGACAGGGAGCTGTGTCCTGCCAGCCTCGATGGCTTTTTAAGGGCTGGGTGGATGGTTGGGGGAGAATAAAGAGTGAAGAACACAACTTTGCTTTTCCCATTGATTACTCATTCTGGGGCTTGCTGATGGTATCATATGAGATAGGTTAAATCACGCTATggtaaaaaaacaacaacacttaCCTTTTGGCAGCTTAAAGCAACACAAGTTTCTTTATTGCTCACACTCTAGCCCATCATGAGTTGCCTAGGGGCCTCTTTCCTTACTTGTGGCTTCAGGATGATGGAGTACCCACCATCTTAAATGCTTTTTGCTTTGTCAGAGGAAACGGAAAAGAGACTCTGGAGCATTTTGTATCAGCCGTTAAGTGGTCTGGCCCTTCTCTGCACATCAATTCTGCCCACAGCCCATCGGCACCCCCAACCCTCGAGAACTGGGAAATGCAACCTTACCACCTTCCAGAAGGTTGAGTGTTGGGTGTGAGTGGAGGCAGCCATAATGGCTATGGCGCAGGCCTCATGCAAATGGCCTGGCTGATTTCCATTTGGTCTAGAAGGAAGAGGTTTCCTACCTCTTTCACATAATTGTGACAAGGAGCAGCTGGGGAAGTAGGTAAGGACCAGTGTGTGTATCAAAAGGTCACTGTCACTCCTAAAACTCTCTGGATTAGTTGGAGGAGCCTCTTCTACTTGTAAGTAGTAGTGTTTTAGGTAGTAAGAGGTCAGTGGTCAGTGTTCTAGGTAGTAAGAGGTCATCTGGAGAAGCCACCTGAAATGGCAGAGtaaattattcagtttttttttccaaccatcCAAAAGGCTGGAGACCTCTGTGACTAGCTGGCCTCCATTAAGCAGTTTTCTTCTGCATGGAGACAGTGATGAATCCTCCCTGCTTGGAAGGTTGCAGCCTCCACAATCAATCAAGCCCCAAAGAGAGAAGAAGCGGTGGTGATTAAGAGTGGGACCTGAAATCCAAACTGTAATCAGTCAGAGATTTGTCATTGGAgttggagatggagatggagaaatAATGGATGATTCAGGCCCATGGTGGCTGTCTCTAAACATGTTAATTACCTCAGCTTAAGTGGCTGAACCCAATGATTAGAAACTGTGGAGATGTGCACAGCAGAACTCACAGCCACTGCCTCCCGGGGCTGGTGCACCCGGCTCTGAGAAAGTGGGCTTTCTCTTTGAATGGAAGGGGGTAGGGTGATGCCTTGGCTGGGGGTAGATAGGGTTGGTTAGCACAGCTCTGAGGTCCTATGAGGAGATATACTAGGGACATGGCGTGCCCCCTCCTGCCAGGTGGTTGAGATTCACAGGGGCTGGCTGTACCCAGTTCACCCACCAAGGGTCACCACATCCGGAATGATGGCTCCTTTGTTCTGATTCTTCAGGTGACTGCCTGAGAAGTCTAAGGTGAGGGTTAATGCAATTCATCTGCACTGGACTTTGAGACTAAAGAAGGTGCCCCATAGTTACAAAATGTCTTACACGTGTGCTGtgcatgtctttatttttaatgtgtgcGTATGTGTTTCTCTCTCTGCGTCTGCCATCTGGGGTAGTTAGCTCATCTAACTAAATTGAGAGACCAAAGTCCTGGTCCACACCCAGATGGGATGGTTTGAGGGAGTTTGTTCTCCACCCAAAGACATCTTAGTTTGTAACCACAGGCTGCATATCTAATGCCAGCCAGCCATGTTGTAAACACGTGCACTTGGTCAGTTCAATGCACTTTACCAAGTATTTGTTAAGTCTCTCCTAACTGCCGTGCATTGTACAAAGGCACTTTGtaaatggaaatgagaaaagaatagaCGTTGGCTAAGATGGCTGGCAGAATGCTGGACAGAGGAGTCTGTCTGTAttgggaggtgggaagaggaTGATGACTCCACAATGGATAGATTAGGAAAGTACCCCTGGGAGGGGGTCAGAAAACATGCTGTGGGGCCCAGAGGTACAGGGGAGGGTGGGCAGAACTCCCAATAGAAAGTGGCATTTGAGGCcagacacagtagctcatgcctgtaatcccagcactttgggagactgaggtgggcagatcacctgaggtcaggagttcaagaccgatctagccaacatggtgaaaccccgtttctactgaaaaatacaaaaattagctgggcgtggtggcagacacctgtaatcctagctactcggtaggctaaggcaggagaattgcttgaacccaggaggcggaggttagagtgagccgagatcacatcactgtactccagcctgggtgacagagtgagactatgtctcaaaaaaaaaaaaaaaaaaaaaaagaaagcaagtggCATTTGAGATGGGCCTTGCAGGATATTTCAAAAGATTTTGATAGGAAGACCAAAGCATTCAGGATAGCCTAAGCAATacaaagtatatttatatattatataaataaatatatttggtaatatatatctatatgtccCTACATAACTGGGTAAAATGGTGCATTTATATATGTAACCTTCCCTACTGCTGGTCTAGGTGCCAAATTTCTTACAGTTACCCTTTAGCTTACAACTTTGATTTCTGATCAAATGTAAGCACCCTTAGGAGCAGCTTTTCAATGCTTTTAAGCTCCTTTTACCCATTTATACCTGTGTGGCTGGGTTGGAGGTGGAAGAGCTTAGTCTTCCTGCTGGTTGCTTCCCACCATCAGGCCTTTCTTGGTCAGGATCAGTTTCTTCCCTCTTCCCGCAGAGGCTACACTGTCCCTCTTCATCGTTGCtaattgttctttttcttgcATTCCTCTTGCTCCATCCACCATCAGGCAAAATGCCACTGCCTCCTGAGGCTGGCCATTTTTTCCTGACCCTCCTATATTTGTGATAAATGTTCATATTCACTTTAGGTTTGTGAGTTACTGTAGGAGGACACACAGGGGCCAGAAAAATAAGAGCAGGGCAGTTATGGACTCATTAGAAACCCTTGCAGTATTTCGTCTAGTGGTCCTGCCTTGGGTCAGATGACACATGGACTGGACCAGCTCTTCCAGTCTTCCCAGTGGCCATCCATGGGTGACCCCTAGGAGCAAGCATGGTATTCTATTAATAGCAAGTAGTGCACTGAGGGCTTGTGTCATTTGGGTTTGGGTATAATGAAAAGAGGAGTGCCATAAAAAGAAGAACTTACCAGAAATGGATCTGTGTTGGGACAGTGGCTCTATGTTGCTCAAGGGAGGGCCTTTGTATCAACTGCCTGTGAGAGGcagtgtccaggcagaagtcagCTGCCATAGAAGCAGGAGTGGTGTTTTCCTCCTCTAACTCAGGGCTGTGTCTCTGCTCCCTCTTCAGCTGGTGCTGCCAGAATACTCCATCCATAGCCTCTTCTGCATCATGTTCCTGTGTGCGCAAGAGTGGCTCACGCTGGGGCTGAATGTCCCTCTACTTTTCTATCACTTCTGGAGGTAAGTCGGACTGGGACTGGTCTatcctctttcttttctgccaGGGCAACCTGCTCTCCAGTGATGATGTCCCCCAAATAGACAGCTTCTAGTGCCTTCCAATCATCCCTTCCTTTCTGGGTCTCTGTCTTTAAAGCCCATTCCCAATGTGCTCTCAGGCAGCAGGTCCAATAAGAGAAGGCCCTTTTTGTTGGTTTCATTAACCACAATCCCATCCCTTGCAGGTCAGTGTTAAAAGCATCTATAGTAgcattcacaacagccaaagagtggaaccaacccgaatgcccatcaactgataaatggagaaacaaaatgtggtatatccatacaatggaatattatttgtcaataaaaagaaatgaagtactgatatatgctacaacatggagtCCTAAAGAAAGGATcaatgaaaaaagccagacactgAAGGCCACATATttcatgattctatttatatgaaatgtccaggataggcaaatctatagagacagaaagtaattCATGGCTGCCAGGGACTGGGAGGGAATGAGATAGGGAATGACTGCTAGTGGGTCAAAGgttttctttttagggtgatgaaaatgttctgaaattagatagtcatgatggttgcacaactctatgaatatactaaaaaccactgaattgtacaattGTAATCTTTAAAAGGGTGacttttatggtatgtaaattatatcttaataaaaaaaaaaagcacctacCAGATGGGCTGGATTTTCTGGGACAgttataatttcatatattctATTCCCTTCTAAGACCATGCGTcagatcatgtgatttttggcTTTTTGTAAAATAGAGTCACCATAtggacacaggaggcagaggtggaggaaTATCAAAATAGTAGAGAGGGTATTTGTGCAGATAAGTTGCCTGCCCTTGACCCTTGGCTGCCAGAGCATTGGACCCCAAATTGTTTTATCATTGTTATTCTACCATAAAATCTGGCTTGAATTTAGCCACACCTAAGACATGCACTCCTTCATTTAGAAAACATGCAGAATACATTCTACACGCCAGGCATTGCGAGGGATTTCACGTTAAGTGTAAAGCAAAACCTTTACCCTTAAGGAACGTACATCCTAGTGGTAGAGGGAAATATGTTCTTAACAGACATATGAGGAATACAGGTAGGAGCatagagaaagaaacacttaAGTAGACTCAAGAGTGACTTTGGAAAAGCACATTCCAGAGAGAGGGACCAGCATGTGTAAAGGCCCAGAGTTAAGAGAGCACTTGGTGTGTTTGGGAAATAGTAGTTGTTCAGTGAGGTTGGATGTAGGGTTCTTCAAGGGAAATAAGAAGAGACAGGTTGGCAGACAGCTGAGAGTATGGTATGGAGGGCCTGAAATGATTTTATGGGGAAGGtgcaattaatttattttttaggtaaTGGAAAATGATCAGAAACTTTAGAAGAAGACAATGGCATTACCTGATCTGATTTTTAGGAAGGTGGCCTGGGAAGTTGTGTAAAGGATGGGTTAGAGGGGGAAATATTGAGATTGAAATCCAACTGGGGGGTTATGGTGGGAACTCCAGGTGGAGAGATGAGAGAGCCTTGACCCATGTAGTGGGAGTCAGAATGATGAGAGAACAGAAGAACCCGTGGAAGTGAACTGGACAGGCCTTGGCCCATAATTGGGTGCAGGTGAGGGAGAGGACGCCTCTAGGCTGGGTGGCCGGGAGGTTGATGGTGCCATTGACCAGGGCCAGCAGGGTAGAAGAAATCTCAGGTttagggaggaaggaaaaagattCAGTTACATCGAGAAGCCTCACTTTAAGTAAAGGCAATCTGCTATCATCTGAATTAGAGAGAAGTCAAATAGGAGATCCAGGATTCACAATAACCAAGTGAGCTGGGTTTCATTTTCTGTGTTTGAcagatggggacacagagactCACAAAGGTTAAGTCAGCTGTCCAGCGTTGCTCAGCTCGGACGTGGCAGGGCTGAGGTTACGTCCCACCTCTGCACAAATCCCAGTCCGAGTCCCTGCTGCCTGACACACTGCCCCAGGGGCTGGCTCTTCTTCCCAGGAAAGGAGTTCGTCCCAAGGTCCTTCAAGTAGGGGGCTGTCAAGGCAGCGTGTCAGAAATGTGGTTGACAAAACATCGATCAGGGCACTGCTTGTGGGGCTAGCACTTGTCcaaaagggaggaaaaggagaggcAGCCAGTGTCCATAGACTTGGAAAGTTCATCTCTATGGAGGAAAGGAGGGGCTATAATCTCCTTGCCAGTAGGCACTTtgtcttacctttttttttgaaTCCCTGACAGGATCTAGTCTAGTTCCTGGCAATTAGTAAGTTCTCAGaacatgaaaggaaaaaagaatgaggaggagAGGAGTCCTTTAAACATCAAAGGCCTTATATACCCTTTATCCCCCTTTCCATTCCCCCGCCTTTCCAACAGGTCCAGATCAGTGACATTTCTCATACAGAGAAGGTCCCCTCCTGCTCTGGCTCTTAGTTTGTGTAAAGGAAATAGGACTGTCTGCTGTTGACTCAGTACCTGTTCTTCCGAGGTTATTTGCATACATCACCTCATGTAATAGTCCACAACAGCCCTGTACGGAGGGTAATTccgtccccatttcacagatgagaaagttgAGGCTCAGCTGGGTTAATGAGTGACCCAAGGAAAGTCAGTGTGGTGACCAGTGACTGGCAGGGCCTTTGCTCTTTCCACGGAGCCATATGGCCACTCTGCCCTTCTGTCTCCACTTAATGAGGTCACCTGGGAATAAAACTACAGTGACAGCAAATAGCTTTTGAGATCGCTCCCAGGAAGAGGAGAGGTGAGTGGCCTGGAGGGCTGTGAGCTGGCAGTTGTCATCGAATCTGGCTTGTGATTTCTTTTCAGCACAGTGTCGGTGACAGATAATGTCAGTGCAGTTCtctgaaggggaaggaggagggagcagaGATGCTGGATCTGCGAGTTGCTATATTGCAGGATGTTCTTCAAAGCCAGTGTGATTAGTCTCCCGGTTGGAGCCCTCTCCCCAGGCCCATGCTCAccattgagaaccactgtctgTCCCagagcccagggaagccatttaTTTGCACTCCTGGCCTGTGGGTGGCTTTACCAGAATGACTGAAAAAGGAACTCGCTGAGAGATTCCAGCTGTACTTTGTTCTTGGGCTGAGCAGGAGGCTGTGGCCAGGTCCCTGGGGGCAGTGTCCTGGGGGCAGTGACCACTTCCCAAGGGACTCAGGAGGCTCAGACTCCTGCCCCAGGTCTCAACAAGCCTGATGGCTTCCCTCCTCAGGGGCTGTGGCCAGGTGAGCCTTGGGAATATGGTATTTTGGACTCCCCTCCTCAGGGGCTGTGGCCAGGTGAGCCTTGGGAATATGGTATTTTGGACTCCCCTCCTCAGGGGCTGTGGCCAGGTGAGCCTTGGGACTGTAGTATTTTGAAGTAGACACAGTTCATGTTAgctgctccccctcctcctctttcccacCCACGTTCTTTCGCACACCCAGCTGCCGTCCGGGGTCCGCTCTCTCCCGACAGATGGCTGATGTTCTTTTTTAGTTCTAGGTCCCACTATCAAGAAGGAAAGCACCTGTAAACTGCTCTACACTCAAGTGGGAATAGGATGTCCTGAGGTACTCAGGATTTTCAATAACGGTCTGTGTAAAGTAGTTTTTAGGGTAGAATGGAGGTACGGTGGTGCCCCAGCAGTGGCAGTAGAGCCCCGTACCTCTGCCTACACCTGTCCTGAGAGGCGGCTCTTCCTCAGACTCCCAGGCAATGCCAGGTGACACATTTCCCCTTCTGTTCGAGCAGCTGTGTATATGGGTGAAATTGCCATGATGCCAGTGGGTCGGAGTATTTGGGGATTTACTACATGCTGGAAGATAGTGGCTGAGCCACTCTTCAGCGGTGCTTGGGCTGTGATTTGGGCAGAAGGCAGGCAATCGCTCGGCAGGGATTGCTCGACAGAAGCCCTACATCAGAAGGGCTTGCCCAGGTGCTGCCAGAAGTACCAGGACCTCGGAGACAGTGATGTCCTCTCTCCCTGCAGGTATTTCCACTGTCCGGCAGACAGCTCAGAGCTAGCCTACGACCCACCGGTGGTCATGAATGCCGACACTTTGAGTTACTGTCAGAAGGAGGCCTGGTGTAAGCTGGCCTTCTATCTCCTCTCCTTCTTCTACTACCTTTACTGGTGAGTAGCTGCCCCTCCGGGTGGTTTTGACTCCTGCAGCAAAAGGAAGAGAATTTCAGGCTGGCCTCTGGGAGGCAGCCTTTGGGAGATGGCCTGCGAGGGTGGGAGTCAAGGCCAGTCGGGTGTGGGCCTAGCTGTCTGACTCTGGCTCAGGAGCAAGGGCTTCTGTGTAGATAAGGAAAGGGGCAGGAGATCCTGCAGGAGGCCTTGCCTGCTGATGGGCACATCCTTAGGGCCATGCAGTGAAAACACCCTCTAAACATCCCTTTGGACGTAACTGGTGAAGTGCGGTTGGTTACTCCTTCTTCCCTATAGGGCTTCCTGCCTCTCTCAACTCTGCAGCTCAGCCCACCAGGTTGCCTGTGGTCCCGGGGCTCAGGCTTACCCTCACTGTCCCTTGCCCCGTGGCCTGTTTGCAAGGATTCTTGGGAACCATAACAGATGCTCCAAACTCCCTGCCCCAGTCCCACAGTGGCTGTCATGGTTCATAAAGTGGCATTTTGGGTCACTAAATGCTTCATTTACCGTTTTTCCAATATTACATAACACCATTCCAATTAAGAAAAACCTGCCTACTTTGCAATCCTGTTTCAGGAATCTCCCCTCTTTGCACCTCTCCGCTCAGAACATCCTAACTAAGCAGATAGTTATAAACAGACTATCTTGTGGTTTGACAGCCCAGAGTGCCTTTTCCGCAAatgtctcctcctccttcctgctcctCTTTGGCTCATCTCTGGGG
This region of Macaca fascicularis isolate 582-1 chromosome 1, T2T-MFA8v1.1 genomic DNA includes:
- the CNIH3 gene encoding protein cornichon homolog 3 isoform X7; its protein translation is MAFTFAAFCYMLSLVLCAALIFFAIWHLVLPEYSIHSLFCIMFLCAQEWLTLGLNVPLLFYHFWRYFHCPADSSELAYDPPVVMNADTLSYCQKEAWCKLAFYLLSFFYYLYCMIYTLVSS
- the CNIH3 gene encoding protein cornichon homolog 3 isoform X8, producing MFLCAQEWLTLGLNVPLLFYHFWRYFHCPADSSELAYDPPVVMNADTLSYCQKEAWCKLAFYLLSFFYYLYCMIYTLVSS
- the CNIH3 gene encoding protein cornichon homolog 3 isoform X4; this encodes MSSLPASRIIIAFDELRTDFKSPIDQCNPVHARERLRNIERICFLLRKLVLPEYSIHSLFCIMFLCAQEWLTLGLNVPLLFYHFWRYFHCPADSSELAYDPPVVMNADTLSYCQKEAWCKLAFYLLSFFYYLYCMIYTLVSS
- the CNIH3 gene encoding protein cornichon homolog 3 isoform X1, yielding MAELACVRESTSVAWACKVRGGTGPSHQVLKIIAFDELRTDFKSPIDQCNPVHARERLRNIERICFLLRKLVLPEYSIHSLFCIMFLCAQEWLTLGLNVPLLFYHFWRYFHCPADSSELAYDPPVVMNADTLSYCQKEAWCKLAFYLLSFFYYLYCMIYTLVSS
- the CNIH3 gene encoding protein cornichon homolog 3 isoform X3 produces the protein MPRKVLLLHRQIIAFDELRTDFKSPIDQCNPVHARERLRNIERICFLLRKLVLPEYSIHSLFCIMFLCAQEWLTLGLNVPLLFYHFWRYFHCPADSSELAYDPPVVMNADTLSYCQKEAWCKLAFYLLSFFYYLYCMIYTLVSS
- the CNIH3 gene encoding protein cornichon homolog 3 isoform X2, with the protein product MAFTFAAFCYMLSLVLCAALIFFAIWHIIAFDELRTDFKSPIDQCNPVHARERLRNIERICFLLRKLVLPEYSIHSLFCIMFLCAQEWLTLGLNVPLLFYHFWRYFHCPADSSELAYDPPVVMNADTLSYCQKEAWCKLAFYLLSFFYYLYCMIYTLVSS